In one window of Candidatus Omnitrophota bacterium DNA:
- a CDS encoding FeoA family protein yields the protein MHKRHVMTLAELKTGQKGEVIEFADYGVVAQRLEEMGLTPGETVEVVRFAPLGDPVEIKVRGYLLSLRRDEAKCVKVIER from the coding sequence ATGCACAAGAGACATGTCATGACCCTGGCCGAGCTGAAAACGGGCCAGAAAGGCGAAGTGATCGAGTTCGCCGACTACGGCGTTGTCGCCCAGCGGCTCGAAGAGATGGGCCTGACCCCCGGCGAAACCGTGGAGGTCGTGCGTTTCGCTCCTCTGGGAGATCCGGTGGAGATCAAGGTCCGCGGGTATCTCCTCTCGCTGAGGCGGGATGAAGCGAAGTGCGTTAAGGTTATTGAGCGCTGA
- a CDS encoding 4Fe-4S binding protein — protein MKNYRVLNLLFCVIFVSGAIFHVFRQMASDDTGKELAARAAVLPKASEFSSKTGTPPHYQAYTNESGGRQAAGIAFVTTDVTPDIPGYAGPIKLMVGLDPEAVITGVAVISHSETPSYVVSLEDFLKQFTGRSVKDAFTLGKDVDGITRATISSEAIARAVERGGKKVATGILGLDAGVPAAAQPRLAVTEILLTVFIFGLAVTAAVTNNHRIRWAALLSGLFYLGFLKATMFSVVQLVNVQLGKIPSWTGHPLWYVLLGLTFLTILVWGNVYCGSVCPFAGLQDLLYKLGKNLHVEKFSVSPNLERKARYLKFIVLFSVLIMGAAIGKSDPANIEAFILFFTFHASRLGWLLVALVLVAALLDQRFWCKYLCPAGAFNGLLARLSLYKVRLDGDCGGCAACQKLCPIGAITMDAQSRPVIDDPECIVCGKCIRGCPEAGLQLTRMTHEKK, from the coding sequence ATGAAAAATTACCGGGTTCTCAACCTGTTGTTCTGCGTCATCTTTGTGTCCGGGGCCATTTTTCACGTTTTCCGGCAGATGGCCTCGGACGACACGGGCAAAGAGCTCGCGGCCCGGGCCGCAGTCCTGCCCAAAGCTTCGGAATTCTCTTCCAAAACAGGGACTCCCCCCCATTATCAGGCCTATACCAACGAATCCGGCGGCCGGCAGGCGGCCGGGATCGCGTTTGTCACGACCGACGTCACGCCCGATATCCCCGGTTACGCCGGGCCGATCAAACTAATGGTCGGCCTGGACCCGGAAGCCGTGATCACAGGTGTCGCGGTCATCTCCCACAGCGAAACCCCTTCTTACGTTGTTTCTCTGGAGGATTTTCTCAAACAATTCACCGGCCGTTCGGTCAAAGATGCTTTCACGCTCGGCAAGGACGTGGACGGCATAACGCGGGCCACGATCTCCAGCGAGGCCATCGCCCGCGCCGTTGAGCGCGGCGGCAAAAAAGTGGCCACGGGTATCCTGGGACTCGACGCCGGAGTGCCTGCGGCGGCACAGCCCCGGCTTGCTGTCACGGAAATTCTGCTCACCGTTTTTATCTTCGGTCTCGCCGTCACCGCCGCGGTAACCAACAACCACCGGATCCGCTGGGCGGCCCTGTTGTCCGGGCTGTTTTACCTGGGATTCCTGAAGGCCACCATGTTTTCGGTGGTTCAACTGGTCAACGTGCAGTTGGGCAAAATTCCTTCCTGGACCGGGCATCCCCTGTGGTATGTGCTCCTGGGGCTGACCTTTCTCACCATTCTTGTTTGGGGAAATGTCTATTGCGGAAGCGTCTGCCCGTTCGCCGGATTGCAGGACCTTCTTTACAAATTGGGGAAAAATCTTCATGTGGAAAAATTTTCCGTGTCGCCAAACCTGGAACGAAAAGCCCGCTATCTCAAATTTATTGTCCTTTTTTCCGTTCTGATCATGGGCGCGGCCATCGGCAAATCCGATCCCGCCAACATCGAGGCCTTCATCCTGTTCTTCACGTTCCATGCCAGCCGCCTGGGATGGCTTCTCGTGGCCCTGGTGTTGGTCGCCGCGCTTCTTGACCAGCGTTTCTGGTGCAAATATCTCTGTCCGGCCGGCGCGTTCAACGGTCTCCTCGCCCGTCTGAGCCTTTACAAAGTCCGTCTGGACGGCGACTGCGGAGGATGCGCGGCCTGCCAAAAACTCTGCCCGATCGGGGCGATCACCATGGACGCGCAATCCAGGCCGGTCATTGACGATCCCGAATGCATTGTCTGCGGGAAATGCATCCGCGGCTGCCCGGAAGCCGGCCTGCAATTGACGAGGATGACCCATGAAAAAAAATGA
- the amrS gene encoding AmmeMemoRadiSam system radical SAM enzyme, translating into MTSPIVECTLCPRRCRLRNGERGDCRVRLNLDGKLYSLVFGNPCSVHVDPVEKKPMYHVLPASSSFSLATAGCNLHCKYCQNWEISQVPPEETENYNLTPEQIVQAALNERCRSIAYTYSDPVVFYEYTLATSRLAKEKGLINIFRTAAYIEPEPLEELCAYVQTASVDLKGITEEFYKKICAGTLAPVLKALKIMKKNGVWIEITNLVVPTWNDSAEDIRGLSRWVLDNLGPDTPIHFSRFWPMHQLQNLPPTPVRTLAAAYDIAKKEGLRYVYIGNVPEHIGNNTVCPTDGKTLIRRVGYSILENHIVNGACEYCGTKIPGIWS; encoded by the coding sequence ATGACCTCTCCGATCGTCGAATGCACGCTGTGTCCCCGCCGCTGCCGGCTCCGGAACGGAGAACGCGGCGATTGCCGGGTCCGGCTGAACCTTGACGGAAAACTGTACTCTCTCGTCTTCGGGAACCCGTGTTCCGTCCACGTCGATCCCGTTGAAAAAAAACCGATGTATCACGTCCTGCCCGCGTCCTCTTCATTCTCGCTTGCCACGGCCGGGTGCAACCTGCACTGCAAATACTGCCAAAACTGGGAAATATCCCAAGTCCCGCCGGAGGAAACGGAAAACTACAACCTCACACCGGAGCAGATCGTCCAGGCCGCTCTCAATGAACGGTGCCGGAGCATCGCCTACACGTATTCCGACCCGGTCGTGTTCTACGAATACACGCTGGCAACCTCGCGGCTGGCCAAGGAAAAAGGGCTGATCAACATTTTCCGGACCGCGGCTTATATCGAACCGGAACCTCTGGAAGAACTCTGCGCTTATGTGCAAACGGCCAGTGTGGACCTGAAGGGCATCACGGAAGAATTCTACAAAAAAATATGCGCGGGAACGCTGGCCCCTGTCCTCAAGGCGCTGAAGATCATGAAAAAAAACGGGGTCTGGATCGAGATCACCAACCTCGTCGTCCCCACCTGGAATGATTCTGCGGAAGATATCCGCGGGCTGTCCCGTTGGGTGCTGGACAACCTGGGGCCTGACACGCCGATACACTTTTCGCGGTTCTGGCCCATGCATCAGCTGCAAAATTTGCCGCCCACGCCGGTCCGGACCCTGGCCGCGGCCTACGACATCGCGAAAAAAGAAGGGTTGCGTTACGTTTACATCGGCAACGTGCCGGAGCACATCGGCAATAACACGGTCTGCCCCACCGACGGTAAAACGCTCATCCGGCGGGTGGGATATTCCATCCTGGAGAATCACATCGTCAACGGGGCGTGCGAATATTGCGGGACGAAGATCCCGGGGATTTGGAGTTAA
- a CDS encoding AsmA family protein, translating to MKKRLWIIAAALLFTGTAAFYMLACAYLPDKIKEILVTQARETLGRRLSFDDVIYDPLKGLSVTNLTLYQKGDDRSPLLHVRKVHFNVLLAPLLLNKQAVIPSITITEPYVFLIREGETTWNFSDLLARRKPAAGKPKISVSVGGINIEKGRIEIADKTRPGAPVRILADTDLRASVSLTKDIRFSIAARPSEKSSLKADGIYALSRRELTADIDAQDLDAFSWLGLFPPSPIFTPRGGTVQMASLRVQHKGQKLRITGNLIFPQADMTFCPRGADQPCHTVRGDASATGIDFVRDGAAYFRFEGNTKVGRADLLFDNRTLIQGDLSAPALEVTRQNGKLKITGSAEGKGMHVEVSREHRIDGDAQLTGLTFIKNGLDFHLKAKAVIKKGRYAGSGKNLSADLASQALEVTRKDGKTAVEGDLTAANAALTVGDDTWTLTGQLSSPRLYFVQDNGSFYVKGGAELTDGDLTVGKQVKAKGRLKADSAEVLFKDGGLNVRAGGLLFENGSVITPDKNIAGTFSSKDSVLGLKDGRLTLESDLTIAAGRLALPGDKILTGNPSLQIKLDHALDGSETVYAGTVDFNNSDITGLDRVGDARGVRGKMSFDNLRARSSGLTFRAFDTELQLSGSVKNFTDPEVDIQASADRVDLGKMSSLFADELAGYGLSPSGLADVNLRYRGLLKPFDPAGMTLTASVSGGTLEGKKLPAPVQQISGTFTASGNNLAWDNARALYQGTRYALTGRLKDFKNPLITTTAESDFFKIETTAEISGEEIRVRSLSGTLYDAPVNIRGTVSLPPGASPVLDVSGTARLKLDQLAFLPESAKTKIKDMKLRGDVSVEASFQGSLQEWKTAKCAATATADKLSLNGLTFDGVTVKIDQGTRIATYFSLSGGFYGGRLQVDAQAETQKADMPFFLSAKILDTDLALLKQDLKSKNFELGGRFLFDLSLEGPLAKTEKIKGRGSAQIQDGNIGKYDVLKGVWKILLLKDYENMILTYGRVNFEVRNKRVLTEDLFMSGDTMELSGKGWAGFDQRLSFLVMPKFKEFAILSSQDGAIKKTPTLIMAKAADVVGVKITGTLQYPQYEKVILPGKILEKSSDTIREGVGTILEEIFNF from the coding sequence ATGAAAAAGCGCCTGTGGATCATTGCCGCCGCCTTGCTGTTCACCGGGACAGCGGCCTTTTACATGCTGGCCTGCGCTTATCTTCCGGACAAGATCAAGGAGATCCTCGTCACGCAGGCCCGGGAGACGCTCGGCCGCCGCCTGTCCTTCGACGACGTCATCTATGACCCCCTCAAAGGGCTCAGCGTCACCAACCTGACCCTGTACCAAAAGGGCGATGACCGGTCTCCTCTCCTTCACGTCCGCAAGGTCCATTTCAACGTGCTGTTGGCCCCTCTTCTCCTGAATAAGCAGGCGGTGATCCCCTCCATCACCATTACCGAACCATATGTGTTCCTCATCCGCGAAGGGGAAACCACCTGGAATTTTTCCGACCTGCTCGCCCGCCGCAAGCCGGCGGCCGGCAAACCCAAGATATCCGTGTCGGTCGGCGGGATCAACATCGAAAAAGGGCGCATCGAGATCGCCGACAAGACGCGGCCCGGCGCCCCGGTGAGAATCCTGGCGGACACCGACCTGCGCGCCAGCGTCTCCCTGACCAAGGACATCCGCTTCTCGATCGCAGCGCGCCCGTCGGAAAAATCGTCCCTGAAGGCCGACGGGATCTACGCGCTCTCCAGGCGTGAGCTCACCGCCGACATCGACGCCCAGGACCTGGACGCGTTTTCCTGGCTCGGATTGTTTCCCCCCTCCCCGATCTTCACGCCGCGCGGCGGCACGGTCCAGATGGCCAGTCTGCGCGTCCAGCACAAAGGACAAAAGCTGCGGATCACCGGCAACCTGATATTCCCCCAGGCCGACATGACGTTCTGCCCCCGGGGAGCGGACCAGCCCTGCCACACCGTGCGCGGGGACGCGAGCGCGACGGGGATCGATTTCGTCCGCGACGGCGCCGCCTATTTCCGTTTTGAGGGAAACACCAAGGTCGGCCGCGCGGACCTTTTGTTCGATAACCGCACCCTCATCCAGGGCGATCTTTCGGCCCCGGCCCTGGAAGTGACGCGCCAGAACGGGAAACTCAAAATCACGGGCAGCGCCGAAGGCAAGGGCATGCACGTCGAGGTCTCCAGGGAACACCGGATCGACGGCGACGCGCAGCTCACCGGGTTGACATTTATCAAGAATGGCCTCGACTTCCATCTCAAGGCCAAGGCCGTGATCAAGAAAGGCCGTTACGCCGGCTCCGGCAAAAACCTCAGCGCCGACCTGGCGTCCCAGGCTCTGGAGGTCACCCGCAAGGACGGAAAAACAGCCGTCGAGGGAGACCTGACGGCCGCGAACGCCGCCCTGACGGTCGGCGACGACACATGGACCTTGACCGGGCAATTGTCCAGCCCCCGCCTGTATTTTGTCCAGGACAACGGGTCATTTTACGTCAAGGGCGGGGCCGAACTCACGGACGGGGATTTGACCGTTGGAAAACAGGTGAAGGCCAAAGGCCGGCTCAAGGCCGATTCCGCCGAAGTCCTGTTCAAGGACGGCGGGCTGAACGTCAGGGCCGGAGGGCTGCTTTTTGAAAACGGATCGGTAATCACGCCGGACAAAAACATCGCCGGCACGTTCTCCTCCAAGGATTCGGTCCTCGGGCTCAAAGACGGCCGGCTCACCCTGGAGTCGGACCTGACGATTGCGGCAGGACGGCTCGCCCTGCCGGGGGACAAAATTTTGACCGGCAACCCTTCCCTGCAGATCAAACTGGATCACGCGCTGGACGGGAGCGAAACCGTCTACGCCGGGACCGTCGATTTTAACAACTCCGACATCACCGGCCTGGACCGCGTCGGCGATGCGCGGGGCGTCCGGGGAAAAATGTCTTTCGACAATCTCCGCGCCCGGAGCAGCGGCCTGACCTTCCGGGCCTTTGACACCGAACTTCAACTCTCCGGGAGCGTGAAAAACTTCACAGACCCTGAGGTGGACATCCAGGCCTCGGCGGACCGCGTGGATCTCGGCAAGATGTCGTCTTTGTTCGCGGATGAGCTGGCCGGATACGGGCTGAGTCCGTCGGGGCTGGCGGACGTCAACCTGCGTTACCGGGGTCTCCTGAAACCTTTTGATCCTGCCGGGATGACATTGACGGCCTCGGTGTCCGGCGGAACGCTGGAAGGGAAAAAACTTCCGGCCCCGGTCCAGCAGATCTCCGGGACCTTTACGGCGTCAGGCAACAACCTGGCCTGGGACAACGCGCGGGCGCTTTACCAGGGCACGCGATACGCGCTGACCGGCCGCCTGAAGGATTTCAAGAACCCGCTCATCACCACCACGGCGGAATCCGATTTCTTTAAGATCGAGACAACCGCCGAAATTTCAGGGGAAGAGATCCGGGTCCGTTCGCTCAGCGGGACACTCTACGACGCTCCGGTGAACATCCGGGGGACGGTCTCACTGCCGCCGGGGGCTTCGCCGGTCCTGGACGTGTCTGGAACGGCGCGCCTGAAACTGGATCAGCTGGCGTTCCTGCCGGAATCGGCAAAGACAAAGATCAAGGACATGAAACTCCGGGGCGATGTCAGCGTCGAAGCGTCCTTCCAGGGCTCCCTGCAGGAATGGAAAACGGCCAAATGCGCGGCCACAGCGACCGCGGACAAACTGTCCCTCAACGGCCTCACCTTCGACGGCGTCACCGTCAAAATCGACCAAGGCACCCGCATCGCGACGTACTTCAGCCTCTCCGGCGGATTTTACGGCGGCCGCCTGCAAGTGGATGCCCAGGCCGAAACGCAAAAGGCCGACATGCCGTTCTTCCTCTCGGCCAAAATCCTGGACACGGACCTGGCCCTGTTAAAACAGGACCTCAAATCCAAGAACTTTGAACTGGGGGGCCGGTTCCTGTTCGACCTGAGCCTGGAAGGCCCGCTGGCCAAAACGGAAAAGATCAAAGGACGCGGCTCGGCCCAGATCCAGGACGGCAACATCGGAAAATACGACGTGCTCAAAGGGGTCTGGAAAATCCTTTTATTGAAGGACTACGAGAACATGATCCTGACCTACGGGAGGGTCAACTTTGAAGTGCGGAACAAACGCGTCCTGACGGAGGACCTGTTCATGAGCGGGGACACCATGGAACTCTCAGGCAAGGGTTGGGCGGGGTTTGACCAGCGGCTCAGCTTCTTGGTCATGCCGAAATTCAAGGAGTTCGCGATCCTCAGTTCCCAGGACGGCGCCATCAAGAAAACGCCGACCCTCATCATGGCCAAGGCCGCGGACGTGGTCGGCGTCAAGATCACCGGAACGCTCCAATACCCGCAGTACGAAAAAGTCATCCTGCCCGGCAAGATCCTCGAGAAATCCTCGGACACCATCCGCGAGGGTGTGGGCACCATCCTGGAAGAGATCTTTAACTTTTAA
- a CDS encoding XTP/dITP diphosphatase, producing the protein MRELLIATTNKGKLREIRDMLEDDDILVTSLHDYSGLPRIVEDGKTFRDNAIKKAVTIARHTGKLTMGEDSGIEVKVLGNKPGVYSARFSGPGATDEKNNKKLLRLLSGVPASKRQACYRCFMALADKDGVVAVVDGKCSGLIAAKPAGTNGFGYDPLFVVPRYGKTFGELDPSVKSKISHRARALKKLWACLKRRKTDFFPAAPVIENT; encoded by the coding sequence ATGCGTGAATTGCTCATTGCCACAACAAACAAAGGGAAGTTGCGGGAGATCCGCGACATGCTCGAGGACGACGACATCCTGGTCACGTCTCTGCACGATTATTCCGGGCTGCCCAGGATCGTGGAAGACGGCAAGACGTTTCGCGATAACGCCATCAAGAAGGCCGTGACCATCGCCAGGCACACGGGCAAACTCACGATGGGGGAGGATTCAGGGATCGAAGTGAAGGTGCTGGGCAACAAGCCGGGCGTTTATTCGGCCCGCTTTTCCGGGCCCGGCGCCACGGACGAGAAGAACAACAAAAAACTTCTGCGCTTGCTGAGCGGGGTCCCGGCGTCCAAACGCCAGGCCTGCTACCGCTGTTTTATGGCCCTTGCCGACAAAGACGGGGTCGTCGCGGTCGTGGACGGGAAATGCTCCGGGCTGATCGCGGCCAAACCGGCCGGGACGAACGGGTTCGGGTATGATCCGTTATTTGTGGTCCCGCGCTACGGGAAGACCTTCGGCGAGCTCGATCCTTCCGTCAAGTCCAAGATCAGCCACCGGGCCAGGGCGCTCAAGAAACTCTGGGCCTGCCTCAAACGGCGAAAGACCGACTTCTTCCCGGCGGCCCCCGTCATCGAAAACACGTGA
- the rph gene encoding ribonuclease PH: MSRNDGRANNALRKIKVTKHFTKYAEGSCLIEFGDTRVLCTASVEENVPPFLKNTGNGWVTAEYGMLPRSCAQRIRRDQNSGRVQEIQRLVGRSLRAVVARDRLGERTIKVDCDVIQADGGTRTAAITGGFIALALALMKLKKDGVIPAIPLTDTVAAISVGVFGGQMMLDLNYAEDSKADMDMNVVMVGKGHFVEVQGTAEGHPFSKAQMDGLLKLAQKGIRELAVIQKQNLKGLTLLT, translated from the coding sequence ATGTCCAGAAACGACGGCCGCGCCAACAACGCTTTGCGAAAGATCAAGGTCACGAAACATTTCACCAAGTACGCCGAGGGCTCGTGCCTGATCGAATTCGGCGACACGCGGGTGCTGTGCACGGCGAGCGTGGAAGAAAATGTCCCCCCGTTCTTGAAGAACACCGGGAACGGGTGGGTGACGGCGGAGTACGGCATGCTGCCCCGCTCCTGCGCCCAGAGGATCAGGCGCGACCAGAACTCGGGCCGCGTCCAGGAGATCCAGCGACTGGTCGGGAGGTCCCTGCGCGCGGTCGTGGCGCGCGATCGGCTGGGGGAGAGGACGATCAAGGTGGACTGCGACGTCATCCAGGCCGACGGCGGGACGCGCACGGCCGCGATCACCGGCGGCTTCATCGCCCTGGCGCTCGCGCTGATGAAGCTGAAAAAAGACGGGGTGATCCCCGCGATCCCCCTGACGGACACCGTGGCCGCGATCAGCGTCGGCGTTTTCGGGGGGCAGATGATGCTCGATCTCAATTACGCCGAGGATTCCAAGGCCGACATGGACATGAACGTGGTCATGGTGGGGAAAGGACACTTCGTCGAGGTCCAGGGGACCGCCGAAGGCCATCCGTTTTCCAAGGCCCAGATGGACGGCCTGCTCAAGCTGGCGCAAAAAGGGATCAGGGAACTGGCGGTCATTCAGAAACAGAATCTCAAAGGGCTCACTCTTTTAACATAA
- the queF gene encoding preQ(1) synthase translates to MNKKNSYEGLQKQIRALKTPKIDVWKNQYADRDYTVDLSFPELTCICPKTGLPDFASVRITYGPDQTCLELKSLKMYFIFYRGVGIFHEHLVNKILEDIVRACRPRWAKVDVVMNPRGGIHTNVSAEYNRKSG, encoded by the coding sequence ATGAATAAAAAGAATTCCTACGAAGGCCTGCAAAAGCAGATCCGGGCGCTCAAGACCCCGAAGATCGACGTCTGGAAAAACCAGTACGCCGACCGCGACTACACCGTGGATTTGAGCTTCCCGGAGCTTACCTGCATCTGTCCCAAGACCGGCCTGCCGGACTTCGCTTCGGTGCGGATCACCTACGGCCCCGACCAGACGTGCCTGGAACTGAAATCGCTCAAGATGTATTTTATCTTTTACCGCGGCGTCGGTATTTTTCATGAACATCTGGTCAACAAGATCCTCGAGGACATCGTCAGGGCCTGCCGCCCCCGCTGGGCCAAAGTCGACGTGGTCATGAACCCCCGCGGCGGCATCCACACCAACGTCAGCGCGGAATACAACAGAAAGAGCGGATAG
- a CDS encoding 7-carboxy-7-deazaguanine synthase QueE, with protein MKAKILEIFRSIQGEGKYAGVPQVFVRFFECNMHCDWCDTPASIGDASRNYTDMGLDEVMAEIGKLRGGCHSASLTGGEPLMQTPFLKELLPLLKQSGLPAYLETNGTLPAELAEVIRDVDVVAMDLKLPSSTGCRAYWTEHEEFLKISTQKDVFIKAVVTSGADRADIVRAVDLVRRIAPDILFVLQPNTFELKNGVMARCLEFQEYCLKFLPNTRIMPQMHKFMKVR; from the coding sequence ATGAAGGCCAAAATTCTGGAGATTTTCCGCTCCATCCAGGGCGAAGGCAAGTACGCCGGCGTCCCGCAGGTGTTTGTCCGCTTTTTTGAGTGCAACATGCATTGCGATTGGTGCGATACCCCGGCTTCAATCGGCGACGCCAGCCGCAACTACACGGACATGGGCCTGGATGAGGTCATGGCGGAAATCGGAAAACTGCGGGGCGGGTGCCATTCGGCGAGCCTGACCGGCGGCGAGCCGTTGATGCAAACGCCGTTTCTGAAAGAGCTTTTGCCGCTGTTGAAACAAAGCGGCCTGCCCGCGTATCTGGAAACGAACGGGACCCTTCCGGCGGAATTGGCCGAGGTCATCCGGGACGTGGACGTCGTGGCCATGGATTTGAAGCTCCCCAGTTCCACCGGGTGCCGGGCGTATTGGACGGAGCATGAGGAATTCCTGAAAATTTCGACTCAAAAGGACGTCTTTATCAAGGCGGTGGTCACCAGCGGCGCCGACCGGGCGGACATTGTCCGCGCGGTGGACCTGGTCCGCAGGATCGCGCCGGACATCCTGTTTGTCCTCCAGCCGAACACCTTTGAACTGAAGAACGGCGTCATGGCCCGTTGCCTGGAATTCCAGGAGTATTGCCTGAAGTTTTTGCCTAACACGCGGATCATGCCGCAGATGCATAAGTTTATGAAGGTTAGGTAA
- a CDS encoding DUF4177 domain-containing protein: MKEYKVIIYQEGVLGSLILGQSKVDPVRFSSFLNSQAAEGYRVVTMERESRRLFMFWKREAFMVILEREK; encoded by the coding sequence GTGAAAGAATACAAAGTTATCATTTACCAGGAAGGGGTTCTGGGGTCGTTGATCCTTGGGCAGTCCAAAGTGGATCCGGTCCGATTCAGCAGTTTTCTCAATTCCCAGGCGGCCGAAGGATACCGTGTCGTGACCATGGAGCGGGAATCCCGGCGGCTGTTTATGTTCTGGAAACGGGAAGCATTTATGGTCATCCTCGAAAGGGAAAAATAG
- the queC gene encoding 7-cyano-7-deazaguanine synthase QueC: MKRAIVLLSGGLDSATTLYYARSRGYRTYCLIFDYGQRHRKEITLAKRIAALSRSEYKVVKIPLPWRGSALLDKKIPLPKNRRRIPREIPVTYVPARNTIFVSFAASYAEAVGARTIFIGANAIDYSGYPDCRPEFYRAFQETLRRGLKAGVEGRPVRIETPLIRKTKAQIIELGRKLKVPYHLTWSCYSGGQRPCRRCDSCLLREKGFEALGLKDPS, translated from the coding sequence ATGAAACGCGCGATTGTACTGCTCTCCGGCGGGCTGGATTCGGCCACGACGCTTTATTACGCCAGGAGCCGGGGGTATCGGACGTATTGTCTGATCTTTGATTACGGCCAGCGGCACCGCAAGGAGATCACCCTGGCCAAACGGATCGCCGCGCTGAGCCGAAGTGAATACAAGGTCGTCAAGATTCCCCTGCCCTGGCGCGGCTCCGCGCTTCTGGACAAGAAAATTCCTCTTCCGAAAAACCGCCGGCGCATCCCCCGGGAGATCCCGGTGACGTATGTCCCGGCGCGCAACACCATTTTCGTGAGCTTTGCCGCTTCCTACGCCGAGGCCGTCGGCGCCCGGACGATCTTCATCGGGGCCAACGCCATCGACTATTCCGGCTACCCGGACTGCCGGCCGGAGTTTTACCGGGCCTTTCAGGAAACGCTCCGGCGGGGATTGAAGGCCGGGGTGGAAGGCAGGCCGGTCCGCATTGAAACCCCGCTCATCCGCAAGACCAAGGCCCAGATCATTGAGCTGGGGCGCAAACTCAAAGTGCCGTATCATTTGACCTGGTCCTGTTATAGCGGGGGACAGCGTCCCTGCAGACGGTGCGACAGCTGTCTGTTGAGGGAAAAGGGATTCGAGGCCCTGGGATTGAAAGATCCGTCTTAA
- a CDS encoding MjaI family restriction endonuclease, with protein sequence MAKEWILNSAMNRFQMNFSRNVGSVSEEIRKCSPKAIEEWEKYYFENVRPKGHIEDLGKKLYIKITEVIAAEVEGITEEDCIDYMFQMVINRTYQGYVTEIQTIYGQLAEILKIKMEPASDEWDRLYNVDFFIQIKDKYIGLQIKPAGGVSHISQIFKERSLQASAHEKFTKKYGGKVFYVISVKVGDKKQIQNIEVIDEISAEIKRLSN encoded by the coding sequence ATGGCTAAAGAATGGATATTAAATAGCGCGATGAACCGGTTCCAGATGAATTTTAGCCGGAATGTCGGGTCGGTTTCTGAGGAAATACGAAAGTGTTCCCCTAAGGCCATTGAAGAGTGGGAGAAATACTATTTTGAAAATGTCCGCCCGAAAGGGCATATCGAAGATTTGGGTAAGAAACTTTATATTAAAATAACAGAAGTCATTGCAGCGGAGGTTGAGGGTATTACTGAAGAAGATTGTATAGATTATATGTTTCAAATGGTAATCAATAGAACCTATCAGGGGTATGTCACTGAGATCCAGACGATTTATGGGCAGTTGGCAGAGATATTGAAGATCAAGATGGAGCCGGCTTCAGATGAGTGGGACCGGTTGTATAATGTCGATTTTTTTATTCAAATAAAGGATAAATACATCGGCTTGCAGATTAAGCCTGCGGGAGGAGTTTCGCACATAAGCCAGATATTTAAAGAAAGATCTCTCCAGGCATCGGCACATGAAAAATTTACAAAAAAATATGGCGGTAAGGTATTTTACGTAATTTCCGTTAAGGTTGGGGATAAAAAGCAGATCCAAAATATTGAAGTCATTGATGAAATTTCCGCTGAAATTAAGCGACTATCAAATTGA